Genomic window (Armatimonadota bacterium):
GGTTCGGTCATGCCGATGTCGCCGATCAAGAGCCCGGCGTCGTGGTCCCGGAGCATGTCGCTGAGAACGGGAGGCTGGACCGAAGTCTCCGGGACGTTCTTGTAAACGTCCTTCAACAGCAAGCAGCAAAGGGCGTTGCTCGTCATCGAACTGGCGTCCAATGCGAGGGTCCGCACCGTCCGGAAGGGCCGCTTGCTGAACAGCCGGACACTGGCGACGGGCCCTTTCGAGCCGATGCACGCCGACGTCGCGGCCCGAAGCCCGGGCGTGGTCAGCAGATAGTAGCTGGACACGAGGATGGCGTCGACTTCGCCCGAGTCCAACAACTCGGGCAATCGGGACGGAACGGCATAGACGACCTCGACCCCGAACTCGGGGGATTGCTCGAACATCGCCACCAACGGCACAGCGTTGATGTACGGAACGCAGCCGAGACGGTAGCCCACGTGTCGATTCTACGCCGTCATCGGTTCCAATCCGCTCGCCGGTCCTTCCGGACGACGAACTTCAAACCGGACCAAACGTCGTCGACGGCGCAGACTTTGACGTCGACCAAGCCGAACGGCAAGACCACCTCGCGAAGACGGTTTTCGTCGATGTCGGTCGGGAGTTTGGACGACCGCTTGGGCCAGGACAGCCAAAGCACGCCCTCGGAATCCAAGTGGCTGCAGAGGTCGGGAACCCACGATTCCAGGGCGTCGCAGGAGGTGAAGAAGGCATGGACGAACCGTGCGCCCGTCTCGAGGGGCACCGTGACCACGTCGGTGCCGATCAAGGCCGCATAGTCGGACGGGGCATCGACGGTTACGACGACGGCACCGGTCGCGACCCCCAGCTTCTGCCACAACGGCTTTCCGGAATAGCCTACGTTCACGGTTTCCGACCTACCGCGACGACACTGCTGCCCCAAGGCAACGAGGTTGGCCCGATCCAACGGCCTTCAGCCTGCATCAGCGACGTGAGGACACCGTTCAACGGGGCTCCGACTTGGGGAAGCCGCACTTCGGCCCTGCCCCGTCGGAGGCGTTCGAGGGCCCGGATGCAGACGACCACAGGGAACAGCAGGAACACGCTGTAGGAGACCACCTGGCATTCGAACCCGGTGCTAGCGAGAAGCTCTCTTACCTCGTTCCTGGTGTAGCGGCGAAAGTGCATCAGGGCCACGTCGTGCGGTCCCCAGAGCCACCGGAAGGCCGGAACGTTGAGTACGATCGTCCCCCCTGGCCGGAGGACGCGGAACGCTTCGGCCATAGCGACTTTGTCCCGTTCTAGGTGCTCGAACGTGTCCAGGCTCACGACAGCGTCGAAGGAGCCGTCTCCGAAAGGCAACCGCTCGGCGTCGCCTTTGACAAGCCGGGGCAAGCCGCGCTGCCGGCAAAACCCGACGGCGTGCTCGCTGAAGTCCAGTCCAAACGCGGTCTTGGTCGTTCCGAGTTCGCTCAAAAGGGCCCCCGTTCCGCAACCCAGGTCCAAGACGTCCTGGCAGTGTGGCGCCGCTTGGTCGAGAAGGCGGCGGGCCAGGGCGCGGCGGGACACGAACCACCAGTAGCGGTCCTCCAACGCGCGCATCTTCGCGTATTCTTCGGTCTGCAACCCTAGGCTTCCCGTTTTTCCATCCGGCCGGACTTGCCTGCCAGGCGGAGTTTGACGAGGTCGCGCAGCATCCGCGGTCCGTCCCGCATGAGCACGACCTTCGAGCCTTCCTGGTGCCGCCAACGGACCGGCACTTCCGCCGTTTTATAACCGAGGTCGCGGGCGATCATCAGTGCCTCGAAATCGAAGGAGAAACCGTCCAATCGGCACCGGGAGAAGACGTCTTTGGCCGCCGTCACCTTGAACAGCTTGAAGCCGCACTGCGTGTCGTAGATGCCTTTGACGGCAAGAAGTTGCACGGCCTTGTTGAACAGTCGTCCGAGCTGCTCCCTGTACCAGGGTTGGCGGACCTCCAGGTCGCTTTCCTTGAGCGGTCGGCTTCCGATCGCGATGTCGGCCTCCGGGAGCGCGGCCATGAGTTTCTCGACCTCCTCGATCGGGGTGGCCAGGTCCGCGTCGGAAAAGAGCAACAGGTCGGCGTCCGTCTCCAGCATCCCCTTACGCACGACGAAACCTTTGCCCCGGTTGGGCCGAGAATCGACGACGGTGATCCGGGGGTCACCGGCGGCGGCCGTGCGGACGGCTTCGACGGTCCCGTCACGGCTACCGTCACTCACGACGACGATCGCCCAACTGTAGTCTTGGGACGAGAAATACTCTTTCATCCGGCTCAAGGTCGGGCCGATGCGGCTTTCTTCGTCATAAGCCGGGACGATCACGGCCAGTCGCGTGCGCTCCAAGTGGGCGGGAGTCTACCAGTGAGGGTCGGGCGCCGGGGCGGCCCGAACCGTCGTCGGAGCCTTCGGCGAGCCCTCCGGCCTGAGACAAAAATGTCAAGATAGCGTATGGTGTAACAAGGGCCATCGGCCCATAGGTCAAACCAATAAGTAGGTACAAAACGTCTAAGGGATTATCGGACGAGGAATGCCGGAAGATTGAAGCTCCTGCAATCCAAATCCTTCACAAATCCGTCCAGGATTGGCCGGGTCTAATCTTCACAGTCCTGGGCCCTTGGAACCGGACGAAAGATCGTGCTCTTGACACGGGAGGGCTACTCGGTCTATGCTCTCCGGGTCGATGTCGGACACCGGTGTCAGTCACAGACGGGGGGAATCCCAGACCGCCTTGCATCAAGGCGCCAAGACGGCACCGGAACTCGTGCGCCCTTCCTTCGCTAAGGCAGCCTGGTGGCTTCTCGCCTATTGTTGCGCCGCGATCCTTTTCGGAGCGTTCGTCCGGGCCTCCTATTCCGGCGACGGATGCGGGACGTCGTGGCCGATGTGCGGAGGCAGTCTCATCCCGACCTTCACGGGCGCACCGAGGGCCGTCGAGTTCACGCACCGGGTGACGACGGGCCTTCTGATGCTCGCGAACATCGCCCTGGCCGTCGCTGCCCGGCGCGCGTTCCCCCGGGGCGACGCGGCACGGAAGGCTGCGAACCTCGCCTTGATCACCGTCCTGATCTCGGCCGTCATCGGGGCGTTGCTCGTCACGTTCCAGTGGGTGACGGACGACAAATCGGCGGGCCGGGCGCTGACGATGCCCATCCACCTCGTCAACAATTTCATCGCGATCGCGGCCCTCGCCGCGACGGCCTATTACGCCGGTACCGGCCGACGGTTCGCGTGGCGCGGGCAAGGCGCGGTTTCGGCCGCGTTGGCCTGGGCTTTTGGAGCCATGTTCCTCCTCGGGGCCACGGGCGCGTTCTCGGCGCTCGGAAAGACAGCGTTCGAGCACGAGTTGTCGTTCGCCAAGTCGTTCGCCGAACGGATGTGGCTCCATGTCGGGCCAGAAGCCCATCCGTTACTGCGGGGCGGGGTGGCCCACCCGTTGATCGCGACGTCCGTCGGCATCCTTCTCATTTACGTGTGCGGCCTGATCGCCCACGCGAGGCCCTCGGCCCAAGTCAAGGCTTGGGCACGCTGGACGGTCGGGCTCTACATCGTCCAGATGGTGCTCGGCGCGGTCAACCTGACGGCAAGCGCGCCCGTCGCCCTTCAGATCGTCCATCTCGCGGTCGCCCTCGGCAACTGGCTGACCTTGGTCATGCTGGCGCTGACGGCGCTTGGCACGGAAGCCAGGGCCGAACGTGCCGAGGATGCGGCTCCGGCCGAAGACGCGCCGTCGCCCCAACCGGCGTTCGTCGCGTCCGTTTCGAGGCGGGCGACCTGGAAAGACTATGTGGCGCTCACGAAGCCGCGCGTCATCAGCCTTCTCCTCTTCACGACGGTCGCAGCCATGTTCGTCGGCCATCACGGTGCACCGCCGCTCTGGCTCTTGGTCGCCGTTTGCGTCGGCGGCTACGCCTCCGCCGGAGCCGCCAACGCCTTTAACATGGTCATCGAAATGGACCTGGACCGCTCGATGGCGCGGACGTCGCACAGGCCGACGGTCCGTGACGCCGTCACGAAACGCCAGGCCCTGACCTTCGCTTGGATCCTCGCGGTCGGATCGTTCGCGCTCCTGACATGGGCGGCCAACCTTTTGACCGCCGTCATGGCTTTGAGCGGACTGCTGTGCTACGTGTTCGTCTATACGCTCTGGCTGAAACGGCGGACGTGGCAGAACATCGTCATCGGAGGCGCGGCAGGCGCGTTCCCGCCGCTCGTCGGCTATGCGTCGGTGACCGGGACGCTGTCGCCCTTCGCCTGGTACCTGTTCGCCGTGGTCTTCCTTTGGACGCCCGTCCACTTCTGGGCTTTAGCGCTCCTGATCAAGGACGACTATGCTAAGGCCGGGGTCCCGATGCTGCCCGTCGTCAAGGGCGACAAAGTGACCGTCCACCAGATCGGCCTCTATACGGTCCTGACTTCGCTGGTCTCGGTCATGCCGTTCTTTCAGGGGCAAGCAGGGCCGCTTTACCTTGTCGGGTCGGTCGTTTTGAACCTCGGGCTGATCGTCCAGACGGCCCGCCTATGGCAGAGGCAGGACAAACCTCAGGCGAGGGCTCTCTTCAAGTTTTCGATGGCCTACCTGGCCCTGTTCTTCATCGTAGCGGCGGTCGATCAGGCGAGGTGGATGTGAGTTTGGGTATGAATGCGGTGGCCCGGCCACCACGGACGGAGGAAGCAGACTAGGATGGCTCAGTTATTCAAGCCGGCGATGAACACGATCTGCACCGCGAGCATCTTCGGAGGTGCGGCGTTGCCGTTCCTTCTGTTGTTCGCAGGTTCGCGGATCACAAGGTCGCCTTCGAACACGAAGGTCGACAACCCGATCGACCAGCCGGCACCTTTCAGCCACAAGCACCATGCGTTCGAGCTCGGGATCGATTGCCGGTTCTGCCATACGGGCGTCGAGACGGAGGCCCACGCCGGCGTGCCGAGCACCGAAGTCTGTATGACCTGCCACAGCCAGATCTGGACGAACAGCCCGAACCTTGAGGCCATCCGCAAGAGTTGGGAAACGGACACGCCTGTCCAATGGAACAAGGTCAACACGGTTCCGGACTTCGTCTATTTCGACCACTCCATCCACGTCAACCGCGGCGTCGTCTGCAACAACTGCCACGGCCCGGTGAACCAGATGCCCATCACGTGGAAAGGCCGCGACTTCCGCATGATGTGGTGTCTCGAGTGCCACGAGGATCCGTCCAAGTTCCTCTACAAGGACGAGAAGGCCGCCCCGGGCTCGACGCCGAGGGAACAGGTCTTCAATTTTTATCGCAAGCTGGCGGCCGGCGAAGAGCTGACCGCGTCGGAGAAAGACCTCGCTGAAGGGCTGCCTCAGATCGTCCCCTCCGACAAGACCCATGAAGGCGTCGCCCAGATGAAAGAACGCGGCGTCAACGTCTCGCAGCTGAAGGACTGCTACGTCTGCCACCACTAGGGCCGCGACATGAAGGAAAAGAACCCGGTCTACGTCAAGTCGTTCGAGCAGTTCGAAGACCCGTCGTCGTTTGAATCCGTCAAAGCCGACGAGTTCCCCCATCGGTCTTCGCTGTTGGACATCAATCGGCGCGACCTCTTGAAGTTCGTCGGCGGCACCGTCGCCTTGGCCGGACTCGCTTCAGGCTGCCGCTATCTGCCGCAACAGAAGATCGTCCCGTTCGTCCAGGCACCGGAAGACCGGTTGCCGGGCCAGGAAGCGACCTTCGCGTCGGCCACGACCCTTGGCGGATATTCGACCGGAGTCCTCGTCCGGTCGTACGAGGGACGTCCCGTCAAGATCGAAGGAAACCCCCTTCATCCGTCCTGCCTCGGAAGTTCCGATGCGCGGATGCAGGCTGAACTCGCGGTCATGTACGACCCGGACCGCCTCCAACAGGCGATGGTCGTGGGCGAACCGGCCAGTTGGGAGGAGTTCTACAAAGAGGCGAAAGCCGCCCTTTCTAAAGCGCACGACGGAGCCGGAGCGGCCCTTCTGACCCCGAACGTCGGTTCCCCGGCGCTCGCCGCCCAGATCTCGGCTTTCCTGGCCGCCTATCCGGGCGCCAAATGGTACCAATACGAGCCCGTCAACCGGGACAACGTCTACGAAGGCGCGGTCATGGCGTTCGGGCAGCCCGTCGAGACCGTCTACGACTTCTCCAAGGCCGACGTGGTCCTGACCGTCGATTGCGAGCTCTTCCTGCACAACCCGGGCAACGTCCGCTATCAGCGCGACATCATGGCCCGTAGGTTCGTCGACGAGCATTCGACGACGATGAGCCGCATCTATGCGGTCGAAGGGACGCCGACGACCATCGGCGCCGTCGCCGACCACAGGTGGCGCCTGCGCCCGACGATGACCTTGGACTTCGTCCGGGCCCTTGCGTCCCGGCTCGGCGTCGCAGGAGCGGCGGACACGATGCCGAAGGGTCTCGACGCGAAAGCGGTCGACGCCCTTGCCGCCGATCTTAGGGCGAACCGCGAGAGGAGCGTCGTCGTGGCCGGAGACCATCTTCCTGCCGACGTCCACGCCCTCGTCCACGCGATCAACCATTCGCTTGGAAACCTGGGTTCGACCGTCCACCTCGGCCGCGCCGTCCACTTGAAACCGGGCGGCAACCTCGCCGACATCAAGGAACTGGCGACGGCGATGGCAGGGGGCCAAGTCAGCTTCCTGATGGTCTGCGGCGGGAACCCCGTCTACGACGCCCCTTCCGACTTGAAGTTCGCGGAAGCCCTCGGTAAAGTGCAGACTTCGGTCCACCTCTCGCTTTACGACAACGAAACGAGCGAACTGTGCCGATGGAGGCTCCCAGAGTCCCACTTCCTGGAGTCTTGGGGCGACGGTCGCGGCCATGACGGGACGGCCAGCATCGTGCAGCCCTTGATCAACCCGATCTACGACTCGAAATCGGCGGTCGAGGTCCTCGACGGACTGCTCGGAAAAATGCGCGGCGGACTCGAGATCGTCCAATCCGTCTGGAAGTCGCTCCCGGTGGACTCCGGTGTGGCGGCGAAGCCGTTCGCAGACCGTTGGGCCGAGATCCTGGCCTCCGGCATCGTCCCTGAGCCGGCGACGGACGACTTGACCCTCGTCCCGACGCCGAACCTGGCCGTCGGCTTGGCTTCGACCAAATCCAGCGACTTCGACCTCGTGGTCATGCCCGATCCGACACTCCACGACGGACGCTTTGCCAACATCGGATGGCTTCAAGAGCTGCCGAAACCGCTGACCCAGCTGACCTGGGACAACGCGTTCCACATGAGCCGCGGCACGGCGAAGCGGTTCGGAGTCGGACAAGTCGTCAAGACCGCGGTCGGTACTCCGTACTACGGCAACTGGGACGTCGTCCGGGTGAGCGCGAACGGAACGACCGTCGAGGGGCCCGTCTACGTCCACGACGGAATGGCCGACGACACCGTGGTCGTGCACATGGGTTTCGGCCGTAAGCGGGCCGGCCAGATCGGGAACGTCGGTGACGAGATCCATCAGGGAGGCGGTTTCGACGCGATGCCCTTGCGGACGACCTCGGCGCCCGTCATCGTGAGCGGCGGGACCCTGGAGAAGACGGGCCGGAACTACAAGCTCGCCAACACCCAGTTCCACAACTTGCTCGACGTCACCGAGATCGACAGCAAGCGCGACATCATCCGTGAGACGACGCTCGAAGAGTACAAGAAGGATCCCCACGTCCTTCACGAGCCGACGACCCCTGTCCAAGAGCGCAAAGGCGAGAAGCACGAGAGCCCGTCGATCTTCAAACAGCCGCCCGGTTACAACGGGCCGGACAACTATCAGTGGGCGATGACCATCGACCTGAACCTGTGTTCGGGTTGCGGCGCCTGTGTGGCCGCGTGCCAGGCGGAGAACAACATCCCGACGGTCGGCAAGGAACAGACCTTACGGCACAGGATGCTGCACTGGATCCGGGTCGACCGCTATTACAGGGCCTATTCCGGGAAGAGTTTCGAGTCCGACGATCCTGTGATCACGTTCCAGCCCGTCAACTGCATGCACTGCGAAATGGCGCCGTGCGAGCCCGTCTGCCCGGTCGCGGCGACGACCCACAGCCACGAGGGCCTGAACCAGATGGTCTACAACCGCTGCGTCGGGACGCGCTACTGCAGCAACAACTGCCCTTATAAGGTCCGGCGGTTCAACTACTTGCACTATACGAAGAAGACCGAAGACGTTCCCGTCCTGAAACTCCTTCAGAACCCCGACGTGACGGTCCGTGGGCGTGGCGTGATGGAGAAGTGCACCTATTGCGTGCACCGCATCAACAACGCCCGGATCAAGGCCAAGAAGGGTGACCGGAAGATCAAGGACGGCGAAGTCCAGACGGCGTGTCAACAAGCTTGTCCCAGCCGCGCGATCGTGTTCGGCGACAAGAACGATCCCAACAATGCGGTTTCGAAGTCTAGAGCCTCGAACCGGCAGTACGTACTTCTCGAAGCGGTCAACACCCTTCCCAGGACGACCTACCTCGGTAAGGTCCGCAACCCGAATCCGGAGCTGGAGGCTTAGACGATGTCGTTCAAGGACATGAACAAGGAACGGCTGATCACCGGCGATTGGGACTACTCGTCCATCGACGGCCAGATCGGCGACGTGGTGCTCGACGCGAACCGGCACACCGAGGCGAAGGTGCCTGGTCTGCTCGGCAAGCTCATGCCGGCGAACATGAGGAGCCCCTGGTTCCTGATCATCGGCATCGGCTTCGTCTTCGTCAACGTCCTGCTCTTATCGATCACGATCCTCGTCCTGACGGGCATCGGCGTCTGGGGCAACAACCAGCCGAGCGGCTGGGGCTTCGACATCATCAACTTCGTCTGGTGGATCGGTATCGGCCACGCGGGCACGCTGATCTCGGCGATCCTGCTCCTCCTCCGTCAACAGTGGAGGAACTCGATCAACCGCTTTGCCGAAGCGATGACGATCTTCGCGGTCATGTGCGCGGGCATGTACCCGCTGTTGCACACGGGCCGTCCGTGGGTCGCTTACTGGCTGTTCCCGTATCCGAACGTCTTAGCGCTCTGGCCGCAGTTCAGGTCGCCGCTCGTCTGGGACGTCTTCGCGGTCAGCACGTACATGACGGTCTCGATCCTGTTCTGGTACGTCGGCCTCATCCCGGACTTCGCGACCCTTCGCGACCGGGCCAAGTCCAAGGTCGGCCGCGTGCTGTTCGGCATGGCCGCGCTCGGTTGGACGGGGAGCGCGAAGCACTGGTTCCGCTACAACCACGCGTCGATCATGTTGGCCGGGCTCTCGGCCCCGCTCGTCCTTTCTGTGCACTCGATCGTGTCCTTCGACTTTGCGATGTCGATCGTTCCCGGGTGGAACGTCACGATCTTCCCGCCGTACTTCGTCGCGGGCGCGGTCTTCGCCGGCTTCGCGATGGTCATCATCCTCGCGATCCCGGTCCGGAAGTGGTACCGGCTCGAAGCCTTCATCACGATGAAGCACTTCGATTGGATGGCCAAGGTCATGCTCGCCACCGGGCTTATCGTCGCCTATGGCTACGGCATGGAAGTGTTCTACGCCTGGTACAGCGGCGTCCCTTACGAGACGGCGCTCCTGTTCAACCGCACGAACCTCTTCGAATCCCCGTACAGTTGGGCGTTCTGGTCTTTGATCCTGTTCAACGTCGTGTTCCCGGCCTTTCTCTGGTTCCCGAAGGTCAGGCAGAACTTGACCGCCCTGTTCTGGATCAGCATGTCGGTCAGCATCGGGATGTGGTTCGAACGGTACGTCATCATCCCGCTTTCCTTGACGAGGGACTACCTGCCGTCGAGCTTCGGCTATTACACGCCGACGATCGTCGACTTCGCGATGTTCTTCGGGACGATCGGGTTCTTCCTCTTCATGATGTTCCTCTTCATCCGCTTCCTGCCGATGATCAACATCTTCGAAATGAAGGAGCTTTGGCACCACATGTCGCATGAAAAAGCGCACGCTCACGAAGCCGCTGCACAGGAGGCGCACTGATGGGGCTCTTCCGTGACACCGCGCCCAAGCATTACGGGACGGTCGCCTCGTTCTTGACGCCCGAGCAGTTGTTAGCCGCGACCCAGCGGGCCAAGGACGCCGGGTTCCGGGACGTCGACACGTATTCCCCGATCCCCGTCGAAGGCGTTTGCGAGCTGCTGAAGTTCGATGAGACGAAACTCGGCTGGATCACGTTCTTCGGCGGGTTGGCCGGCGCCGCCACGGGTCTCTGGCTCGAATGGTGGACCTCGACCATCGCCTATGCCCACAACGTGGGCGGCAAGCCGTTGGAGAGCTGGCCCATGTTCTTCCCTGTCCTCTACGAATGCACGATCCTTTTCGCAGCGTTCGGAGCGACGTTCGGGATGCTCGGCCTTTGCGGGTTGCCGAAGCCTCACCAGCCGATCTTCAACGCACCGCTCATGGAACGGGCTTCGCAAGACCGCTTCGTGCTCTGCATCGAAGCGACGGATCCGAACTATGACCCCAAGGACGTGGCCGAATTCATGAAGACCCTGAATCCTGAAGAGGTCGAAACCGTGATGACGTCGGAGGGCTACTGATGACCGTCCGCCACAAAGCCGCGCTTTTGGGAGCAGCGTCCCTGGTCCTCGCGGCCGGGTGTCACCAGGACATGTGGAGCCAGCCGAAGGCCAAGGCTCAAAGCAAGAGCGACCTGATCTTCAGCGACGGCAGCAACAGCCGGGGAGTGGTCGCGGGAACGGTCGCGTTCGGAAGGCCCAAGACCGACCACGTGTTCTACACCGGCTTCGACGACAAGGGCAAGCTCGTCAAAGAGTTCCCCGTCGCCGTCGACGAAGCGTTCCTCAAGCGGGGACAGGAACGGTTCCGTGTGTTCTGCGTCCCCTGCCACGGCGAACTCGGCAACGGTAAAGGGATGATCGCGAAGCGCGGGTTCACCCTCGCCCGACCCGTCGGCAACTACCATACGGACCGCCTCCGGAACATGCCGGTCGGACACTTCTTCGACGTGATCACGAACGGTTACGGAACGATGTACCCGTTCCGGTCCCGCATCCGGCCGATCGACCGTTGGGCGATCGCTGCCTACGTCCGTGTGCTTCAGCAGAGCCAGCACAAGGCGGTCGGAGAGATCCCGGCCGAAGAGAAGGCGCGACTGGAGGCGATGGCCCCGTCGGCCGACCAGAACCCGGAACCCGAACTTCCCATCGGTGGCCCGCCCGACCGGCGTGACAACGCACCAGGGCAGATCATCGTCCCGAACCCGAGGACGGGACGTCCGACGGCCGACACCCCTGCGGGCCCGGCTCCCTCCGGAGAAGGCGCCGCAGTTCCAGGAGGACAGGCACAGTGAGCGAAAACACAGCACCCACGACGCGGATCAACGCGTCGTTCGTCAAGGCCGGAGGCGCCATGTTGATCCTCGGCGTCGTGCTGGCGCTTGCAGGCATCGGGATGGCGGGCGGCGACATGAAGGCGCTCTCGCACTCCTATATTTTCGGTTGGGTGTTCTGGGCTTGCCTGACGTTCGGCTGCCTCGGACTGACGCTCCTCCACCATACGTGTCGCGGCCATTGGGGCTTCCCTGTCCTGAGGATCTTCGAATCCGGCGGAAGCGCGATCAACCTTGCGTTCTTCGGTTTGCTCTTTTTGCCTGTCGTGACGCTTTGGGCCCCGAGCCTTTATCCTTGGGCGAACCCTGCCGAGGTCGCGGTCGATCCGATCCTGCAACATAAGGCCGGATACCTGAACCAAGGGTTCTTCCTGGCGCGGTACGTCGTCTATTTCGCCGCGTTCGCCTTCTTCGCCTGGCGGTACAAGTCTTGGACCGAACTGGAAGAGAAGACCGGCGACGAGAAGTGGTGGAAGAAACGCCAGTATTGGGGCGGCGTCCACACCGTGATCTACGTGGTCATCACGAACTTCCTTTGGACCGACTTCCTGATGAGCATGTACCCCCACTGGTACTCGACCATCTATGGAGTCTGGATGATGGTCGGCTCGGTCCTCCTCGCTTTCGCGCTCACGGCGGTCATCCTCGGCACCCAGGCCAAGAAGAAGCCGTACAACGAGGTCGTCTCGCCATGGCTGACGAAGGACATCGGCAACTGGATGCTGGTGGGGATCATGCTTTGGGCGTACTTCAGCCTCAGCCAGTACCTCATTATCTGGTCGGGCAACCTGCCCGAGTTCACGGAGTACTTCATCGCACGGGCCAAGAACTACTGGGGTTGGCTCGGTACGTCCCTGATCCCCTTGCACTTCTTCATCCCGTTCCTCCTGTTGCTCTCTCCACGGATGAAGAGGGAGCCGGGCAGGCTCGCGACCGTGGGGTTCTACATCTTGGCCGTCCGGGTCTTGGACGTCGCCTACGTCGTCCTGCCGACCTGGAAGCCTGGAGTGGCGAACGTCAACCTGCTCGATGCGGGCATGTTCCTCGTCTTCGGTGGCGCCTGGTGTCTGCTCTTCGGCTGGCAACTCGCCAAAGCCCCGCTGCTCACGTCCCGACTTCCCCGCCTGAAGGAGGCCATCGAACATGCATGACCACGATGAAACCCCGATCGACGCCAACCTCCTGGAGGAAATGGGTTATGAGCGTCGCGACATCAACATCGGGACGATCAACAAGAGCATCACGTCGTTCATGATCGCGGCGACCGTCATCATGTTCGTCGGCGTCGTCTGTATGTGGATCGCGGCCCCACGGATGGTCTCGTTCCAACAGAACGAAAGGACGGCGCCGAAGAAGAGGGTCCCTGAAGACCCGAACCCGCTCATCCAAAGCAAC
Coding sequences:
- a CDS encoding DUF3052 domain-containing protein; the encoded protein is MGQQCRRGRSETVNVGYSGKPLWQKLGVATGAVVVTVDAPSDYAALIGTDVVTVPLETGARFVHAFFTSCDALESWVPDLCSHLDSEGVLWLSWPKRSSKLPTDIDENRLREVVLPFGLVDVKVCAVDDVWSGLKFVVRKDRRADWNR
- a CDS encoding class I SAM-dependent methyltransferase — its product is MRALEDRYWWFVSRRALARRLLDQAAPHCQDVLDLGCGTGALLSELGTTKTAFGLDFSEHAVGFCRQRGLPRLVKGDAERLPFGDGSFDAVVSLDTFEHLERDKVAMAEAFRVLRPGGTIVLNVPAFRWLWGPHDVALMHFRRYTRNEVRELLASTGFECQVVSYSVFLLFPVVVCIRALERLRRGRAEVRLPQVGAPLNGVLTSLMQAEGRWIGPTSLPWGSSVVAVGRKP
- a CDS encoding glycosyltransferase family 2 protein translates to MERTRLAVIVPAYDEESRIGPTLSRMKEYFSSQDYSWAIVVVSDGSRDGTVEAVRTAAAGDPRITVVDSRPNRGKGFVVRKGMLETDADLLLFSDADLATPIEEVEKLMAALPEADIAIGSRPLKESDLEVRQPWYREQLGRLFNKAVQLLAVKGIYDTQCGFKLFKVTAAKDVFSRCRLDGFSFDFEALMIARDLGYKTAEVPVRWRHQEGSKVVLMRDGPRMLRDLVKLRLAGKSGRMEKREA
- a CDS encoding protoheme IX farnesyltransferase yields the protein MSDTGVSHRRGESQTALHQGAKTAPELVRPSFAKAAWWLLAYCCAAILFGAFVRASYSGDGCGTSWPMCGGSLIPTFTGAPRAVEFTHRVTTGLLMLANIALAVAARRAFPRGDAARKAANLALITVLISAVIGALLVTFQWVTDDKSAGRALTMPIHLVNNFIAIAALAATAYYAGTGRRFAWRGQGAVSAALAWAFGAMFLLGATGAFSALGKTAFEHELSFAKSFAERMWLHVGPEAHPLLRGGVAHPLIATSVGILLIYVCGLIAHARPSAQVKAWARWTVGLYIVQMVLGAVNLTASAPVALQIVHLAVALGNWLTLVMLALTALGTEARAERAEDAAPAEDAPSPQPAFVASVSRRATWKDYVALTKPRVISLLLFTTVAAMFVGHHGAPPLWLLVAVCVGGYASAGAANAFNMVIEMDLDRSMARTSHRPTVRDAVTKRQALTFAWILAVGSFALLTWAANLLTAVMALSGLLCYVFVYTLWLKRRTWQNIVIGGAAGAFPPLVGYASVTGTLSPFAWYLFAVVFLWTPVHFWALALLIKDDYAKAGVPMLPVVKGDKVTVHQIGLYTVLTSLVSVMPFFQGQAGPLYLVGSVVLNLGLIVQTARLWQRQDKPQARALFKFSMAYLALFFIVAAVDQARWM
- a CDS encoding cytochrome c3 family protein, with translation MAQLFKPAMNTICTASIFGGAALPFLLLFAGSRITRSPSNTKVDNPIDQPAPFSHKHHAFELGIDCRFCHTGVETEAHAGVPSTEVCMTCHSQIWTNSPNLEAIRKSWETDTPVQWNKVNTVPDFVYFDHSIHVNRGVVCNNCHGPVNQMPITWKGRDFRMMWCLECHEDPSKFLYKDEKAAPGSTPREQVFNFYRKLAAGEELTASEKDLAEGLPQIVPSDKTHEGVAQMKERGVNVSQLKDCYVCHH
- a CDS encoding 4Fe-4S dicluster domain-containing protein, translating into MKEKNPVYVKSFEQFEDPSSFESVKADEFPHRSSLLDINRRDLLKFVGGTVALAGLASGCRYLPQQKIVPFVQAPEDRLPGQEATFASATTLGGYSTGVLVRSYEGRPVKIEGNPLHPSCLGSSDARMQAELAVMYDPDRLQQAMVVGEPASWEEFYKEAKAALSKAHDGAGAALLTPNVGSPALAAQISAFLAAYPGAKWYQYEPVNRDNVYEGAVMAFGQPVETVYDFSKADVVLTVDCELFLHNPGNVRYQRDIMARRFVDEHSTTMSRIYAVEGTPTTIGAVADHRWRLRPTMTLDFVRALASRLGVAGAADTMPKGLDAKAVDALAADLRANRERSVVVAGDHLPADVHALVHAINHSLGNLGSTVHLGRAVHLKPGGNLADIKELATAMAGGQVSFLMVCGGNPVYDAPSDLKFAEALGKVQTSVHLSLYDNETSELCRWRLPESHFLESWGDGRGHDGTASIVQPLINPIYDSKSAVEVLDGLLGKMRGGLEIVQSVWKSLPVDSGVAAKPFADRWAEILASGIVPEPATDDLTLVPTPNLAVGLASTKSSDFDLVVMPDPTLHDGRFANIGWLQELPKPLTQLTWDNAFHMSRGTAKRFGVGQVVKTAVGTPYYGNWDVVRVSANGTTVEGPVYVHDGMADDTVVVHMGFGRKRAGQIGNVGDEIHQGGGFDAMPLRTTSAPVIVSGGTLEKTGRNYKLANTQFHNLLDVTEIDSKRDIIRETTLEEYKKDPHVLHEPTTPVQERKGEKHESPSIFKQPPGYNGPDNYQWAMTIDLNLCSGCGACVAACQAENNIPTVGKEQTLRHRMLHWIRVDRYYRAYSGKSFESDDPVITFQPVNCMHCEMAPCEPVCPVAATTHSHEGLNQMVYNRCVGTRYCSNNCPYKVRRFNYLHYTKKTEDVPVLKLLQNPDVTVRGRGVMEKCTYCVHRINNARIKAKKGDRKIKDGEVQTACQQACPSRAIVFGDKNDPNNAVSKSRASNRQYVLLEAVNTLPRTTYLGKVRNPNPELEA